Proteins encoded within one genomic window of Saccharopolyspora pogona:
- a CDS encoding FAD-binding oxidoreductase, with product MPDFHDPATMNRRTPGTEITVEPGDPRYPDLVVGHNPRFTGKPERIHIAGSTEDVVHAVAEAVRTGRRVGVRSGGHCFENLVADPAIRVLVDLSELNRVYFDSTRGAFAIEAGAALGQVYRTLFKNWGVTIPTGACPGVGAGGHIPGGGYGPLSRRFGSVVDYLQGVEVVVVDRAGEVHIVEVDRNSIGAGHDLWWAHTGGGGGNFGVVTRFWLRAPDVVSTDPSELLPRPPATVLLRSFHWPWCELTEQSFALLLRNFGTWYEQHSAPESTQLGLFSTLVCAHRQAGYVTLNIHLDGTDPNAERTLAEHLSAINDQVGVTPAEGLRETLPWLRSTQVSGSLAEGGEPSGQRTKVKAAYLRTGLSEAQLATVYRRLTDSGYDNPAAALLLLGYGGRANAVAPSATALAQRDSVLKALFVTNWSEPAEDERHLTWIRGFYREMYAETGGVPVPGTRVDGSYINYPDTDLADPLWNTSGVAWHDLYYKDNYPRLQRAKARWDPQNIFQHGLSIKPPERLSPGQP from the coding sequence GTGCCCGATTTCCATGACCCAGCAACCATGAATCGCCGAACCCCAGGAACAGAGATCACCGTCGAGCCCGGCGATCCTCGTTATCCGGACCTCGTCGTCGGGCACAACCCCCGTTTCACCGGAAAACCCGAACGCATCCACATCGCCGGCTCCACCGAAGACGTCGTGCACGCTGTCGCCGAAGCCGTGCGCACCGGCAGGCGGGTCGGGGTGCGCAGCGGCGGGCACTGCTTCGAGAATCTCGTTGCGGACCCGGCGATCCGGGTGCTCGTCGACCTCTCCGAGCTCAACCGCGTGTACTTCGACAGCACGCGCGGGGCATTCGCGATCGAGGCGGGCGCCGCGCTCGGGCAGGTATACCGAACCCTGTTCAAGAACTGGGGCGTGACGATCCCGACCGGCGCATGTCCCGGGGTGGGCGCAGGCGGGCACATCCCCGGCGGGGGATACGGCCCGCTGTCGCGCCGATTCGGTTCGGTCGTCGACTACCTTCAAGGCGTCGAGGTCGTCGTGGTCGACCGGGCCGGTGAAGTGCACATTGTCGAGGTCGACCGGAATTCCATTGGTGCCGGTCACGACTTGTGGTGGGCGCACACCGGTGGTGGTGGCGGCAACTTCGGGGTCGTCACCAGGTTCTGGCTCCGAGCGCCGGACGTGGTCAGCACCGACCCCTCGGAGCTCCTGCCACGGCCGCCCGCGACGGTGCTGCTCCGATCGTTCCACTGGCCGTGGTGCGAACTGACAGAGCAGTCATTCGCCCTCCTGCTACGGAACTTCGGCACTTGGTACGAGCAGCACAGCGCGCCGGAATCCACGCAACTCGGGTTGTTCAGCACGCTCGTCTGCGCACACCGCCAAGCCGGCTACGTCACGCTGAACATCCATCTGGACGGCACGGATCCGAACGCGGAACGCACCTTGGCCGAACACCTATCGGCGATCAACGACCAGGTCGGCGTGACTCCAGCCGAAGGGCTGCGGGAAACCCTGCCGTGGTTGCGATCGACCCAGGTGTCCGGATCGCTCGCCGAAGGCGGCGAGCCGAGCGGGCAGCGGACCAAGGTCAAGGCCGCCTACTTGCGCACCGGGCTGTCCGAAGCGCAACTAGCCACGGTTTACCGGCGGCTGACCGACTCCGGATACGACAACCCCGCAGCAGCGCTGTTGCTGCTCGGTTACGGCGGTAGGGCGAATGCCGTGGCGCCGTCGGCCACAGCGCTCGCTCAGCGCGACTCGGTTCTCAAAGCGCTGTTCGTCACGAACTGGTCGGAGCCCGCCGAGGACGAGCGGCATCTGACCTGGATTCGTGGTTTCTACCGCGAGATGTACGCCGAAACCGGCGGAGTTCCGGTGCCAGGTACCCGTGTCGACGGCTCCTACATCAACTACCCGGACACCGACCTGGCCGATCCATTGTGGAACACCTCCGGAGTTGCCTGGCACGACCTGTACTACAAGGACAACTACCCGCGGCTGCAACGGGCCAAAGCGCGGTGGGACCCACAGAACATCTTCCAGCACGGCCTGTCGATCAAACCGCCGGAACGGCTTTCACCCGGTCAGCCATGA
- a CDS encoding SAM-dependent methyltransferase — protein sequence MPTSQQVGQMYDLVTPLLNSVAGGPCAIHHGYWENDGRTSWQQAADRLTDLVAERTALDGGNRLLDVGCGTGQPALRVARDNAIRITGITVSQVQAAIAVDCARERGLSHQVDFSCVDAMSLPYPDNAFDAAWAIQSLLEMSEPDRAIREIVRVLKPGGILGVTEVVKREIGSGIPVSWDMWPTGLRICLAEQLLESLCAAGFEILACDDVSSRTRYFMPQFAEALAAHQHGIAERYGPAVADWAAAVCDYEKYADDMGYAILTARKPVG from the coding sequence GTGCCAACATCGCAGCAGGTCGGGCAGATGTATGACCTGGTCACCCCGTTGCTGAATTCGGTCGCGGGCGGCCCCTGCGCCATCCACCACGGCTACTGGGAGAACGACGGGCGGACTTCCTGGCAGCAGGCCGCCGACCGGCTCACCGATCTTGTCGCCGAACGGACCGCGCTCGATGGCGGCAATCGACTGCTGGATGTGGGGTGCGGCACCGGACAACCAGCGCTGCGCGTCGCGCGCGACAACGCGATCCGGATCACCGGCATCACGGTCAGCCAGGTGCAAGCTGCCATCGCCGTTGATTGCGCCCGCGAACGCGGACTAAGCCACCAGGTGGACTTCTCGTGCGTCGACGCCATGTCCCTGCCGTACCCGGACAATGCGTTCGACGCTGCCTGGGCCATCCAGTCGCTGTTGGAGATGTCGGAACCGGACCGTGCCATCCGGGAAATCGTTCGAGTGCTCAAACCCGGTGGCATCCTCGGAGTCACCGAGGTCGTCAAACGAGAAATAGGCAGCGGGATCCCGGTGTCCTGGGACATGTGGCCGACCGGCCTCCGGATCTGCCTGGCTGAGCAACTTCTGGAATCGCTGTGTGCAGCGGGTTTCGAAATCCTCGCTTGTGACGACGTGTCGTCGCGGACCCGGTACTTCATGCCGCAGTTCGCCGAAGCGCTCGCTGCGCACCAGCACGGGATCGCGGAAAGGTACGGGCCGGCTGTCGCCGACTGGGCCGCCGCGGTCTGCGATTACGAGAAATACGCCGACGACATGGGCTATGCGATTTTGACGGCGCGGAAGCCGGTCGGCTGA
- a CDS encoding TylF/MycF family methyltransferase codes for MPSQNALYLDLLKKVLTNTIYGDRPHTNVWQDNTDYRQAARAKGTDWPTVAHTMIGLERLDNLQHCVEAVLADGVPGDFAETGVWRGGACIFMRAVLQAFGDTGRTVWVVDSFQGMPESSAQDHESDQAMALHEYNDVLGVPLETVRQNFARYGLLDEQVRFLPGWFRDTLPTAPIQELAVLRLDGDLYESTMDSLRNLYPKLSPGGFVIIDDYVLPSCQDAVKGFRAELGITEPIHDIDGTGAYWRRSW; via the coding sequence ATGCCCTCCCAGAACGCGTTGTACCTGGACCTGCTCAAGAAGGTACTCACCAACACGATCTACGGTGATCGGCCGCATACGAACGTCTGGCAGGACAACACCGACTACAGGCAGGCCGCTCGGGCCAAAGGCACGGACTGGCCGACTGTCGCGCACACGATGATCGGTCTGGAGCGGCTGGACAACCTCCAGCACTGCGTGGAAGCCGTGCTCGCAGACGGTGTTCCCGGGGATTTCGCCGAGACCGGTGTCTGGCGGGGCGGCGCATGCATCTTCATGCGCGCGGTTCTCCAGGCATTCGGAGATACCGGACGTACCGTCTGGGTGGTGGATTCTTTCCAGGGAATGCCGGAAAGCTCTGCGCAAGACCACGAGTCGGACCAGGCTATGGCGCTGCACGAGTACAACGACGTGCTTGGCGTCCCGCTTGAGACCGTCCGGCAGAACTTCGCCCGCTACGGGCTGCTCGACGAACAGGTCAGGTTCCTCCCTGGCTGGTTCCGGGACACCTTGCCCACCGCCCCCATCCAGGAACTCGCTGTGCTGCGACTCGACGGCGACCTCTACGAATCCACAATGGACTCTTTGCGGAACCTGTACCCGAAGCTCTCGCCGGGCGGATTCGTCATCATCGACGACTACGTCCTGCCGTCCTGCCAGGACGCGGTGAAGGGGTTCCGCGCGGAACTCGGGATCACGGAACCCATCCACGACATCGACGGCACGGGCGCCTACTGGCGCCGCAGCTGGTGA
- a CDS encoding nucleotide disphospho-sugar-binding domain-containing protein yields the protein MRVLVVPLPYPTHLMAMVPLCWALRASGHEVLVAAPPELQATAHGAGLTTAEIRGNDKTRDTGSTTRLRFPNPAFGQRDTETGRQLWEQTASYVVQSSLDQLPEYLRLAEAWRPSVLLVDVCALIGRVLGGLLDLPVVLHRWGVDPTAGPFSDRAHELLDPVCRHHGLAGLPTPELILDPCPPSLQASDAPRGVPVQYVPYNGSGELPAWGAARTSARRVCICMGRMVLNATGPAPLLRAVAAATGLPGVEAVIAVPPEHRALLTDLPDNARIAESVPLNLFLRTCELVICAGGSGTAFTATRLGIPQLVLPQYFDQFDYARNLTAAGAGICLPDEQAQSDHEQFTGSIATVLGDTGFAAAATKLSDEITAMPNPAELVRTLESSAAIGA from the coding sequence ATGCGCGTACTCGTCGTTCCCTTGCCCTATCCGACGCATCTCATGGCAATGGTGCCGCTGTGCTGGGCGCTGCGAGCATCCGGGCACGAGGTTCTGGTCGCCGCGCCACCGGAGCTGCAGGCGACCGCGCATGGCGCCGGTCTCACCACGGCCGAGATCCGCGGGAACGACAAGACCCGCGACACGGGTAGCACCACGCGGCTGCGCTTTCCCAATCCGGCGTTCGGTCAGCGCGACACCGAGACCGGCCGGCAACTGTGGGAACAGACCGCGTCCTATGTCGTGCAGAGCTCGCTCGATCAGCTCCCCGAATACCTTCGACTGGCCGAGGCCTGGCGACCGTCAGTGCTGTTGGTCGACGTCTGCGCGCTGATCGGCCGGGTGCTCGGCGGATTGCTCGACCTGCCGGTCGTGCTGCACCGCTGGGGAGTCGACCCCACCGCAGGCCCCTTCAGCGATCGAGCCCACGAGTTGCTCGACCCGGTGTGCCGCCACCACGGACTGGCCGGACTGCCGACTCCAGAGCTCATACTCGATCCCTGCCCGCCTAGCCTGCAAGCAAGCGACGCGCCGCGAGGCGTTCCGGTCCAGTACGTGCCGTACAACGGGAGCGGCGAACTCCCGGCCTGGGGCGCGGCGCGCACCTCAGCACGGCGGGTCTGCATCTGCATGGGCCGCATGGTGCTGAACGCCACCGGACCGGCTCCGCTGCTGCGCGCGGTAGCGGCTGCCACCGGGCTGCCCGGCGTCGAGGCTGTGATCGCCGTTCCCCCTGAGCACCGGGCACTTCTCACCGACCTACCGGACAACGCACGGATCGCCGAATCGGTCCCGCTCAACCTGTTCCTGCGTACCTGCGAGCTGGTCATCTGCGCGGGCGGCTCGGGAACGGCGTTCACCGCGACCCGACTCGGCATCCCGCAACTCGTGCTTCCCCAGTACTTCGACCAGTTCGACTACGCGCGCAACCTCACCGCTGCCGGGGCGGGCATCTGCTTGCCGGATGAGCAGGCCCAGTCCGACCACGAACAGTTCACCGGCTCCATCGCAACAGTGCTCGGCGACACCGGCTTCGCGGCTGCCGCAACCAAACTCAGCGACGAGATCACGGCCATGCCCAATCCCGCCGAGCTGGTGCGGACGCTGGAGAGCTCCGCGGCCATCGGTGCCTGA
- a CDS encoding class I SAM-dependent methyltransferase encodes MGEIAVAPWSVVEHLLLAAGAGTERLQEAVQVAGLEAVADAIVDELVVRCDPLSLDESVRIGLEITSGAQLVRRTVELDHAGLRLAAVAEAPAVLRFDAVDLLEGLFGPVDGRRHNSREVRWSDSMTQFSPDQGLAGAQRLLAFRNKVSTAVHAVLAAAATRCSDLGELAVRYGSDKWADLHWYTEHYEHHFSRFQDVPVRVLEIGIGGYHAPELGGASLRMWQRYFRRGLVYGLDIFEKAGNEGHRVRKLRGDQSDAEFLADMAGKIGPFDIVIDDGSHVNDHVKKSFHALFPHVRPGGLYVIEDLQTSYWPGYGGRDTEPAAQRTSIDMLKELIDGLHYQERESRRGTEPCYTERNVAALHFYHNLVFVEKGLNAEPAAPGFVPRQALGVEDS; translated from the coding sequence ATGGGTGAGATCGCAGTTGCCCCCTGGTCGGTGGTGGAGCACTTGCTGCTCGCGGCGGGTGCGGGCACGGAGAGGCTCCAGGAAGCAGTGCAGGTGGCTGGACTGGAGGCGGTGGCCGACGCCATCGTCGACGAACTCGTCGTGCGTTGCGATCCGCTGTCGTTGGACGAGTCGGTGCGAATCGGCCTGGAGATCACTTCTGGCGCTCAGCTGGTCCGTAGAACCGTTGAGCTCGATCACGCAGGCCTGCGGCTCGCGGCGGTCGCCGAAGCACCTGCTGTTCTCCGGTTCGACGCGGTGGATCTGCTCGAAGGGCTCTTCGGCCCGGTTGACGGCAGGCGGCACAACAGCCGTGAAGTCCGTTGGTCGGACAGCATGACGCAGTTCTCCCCCGACCAGGGCCTGGCCGGCGCGCAGCGACTGCTGGCGTTCCGGAACAAGGTGTCCACCGCGGTGCACGCGGTGCTGGCCGCAGCCGCCACCAGGTGCTCGGACCTCGGTGAGCTGGCGGTCCGCTACGGATCCGACAAATGGGCGGACCTGCACTGGTACACCGAACACTACGAGCACCACTTCTCCCGATTCCAGGATGTCCCGGTGCGCGTGCTGGAAATAGGAATCGGTGGTTACCACGCACCCGAACTCGGTGGCGCTTCGCTGCGCATGTGGCAGCGGTACTTCCGGCGAGGTCTCGTGTACGGCCTGGACATTTTCGAGAAAGCCGGGAACGAAGGACACCGAGTGCGAAAGCTGCGAGGTGACCAGAGCGATGCGGAATTCCTGGCAGACATGGCGGGGAAGATCGGCCCGTTCGACATCGTCATCGACGACGGCAGCCATGTCAACGACCACGTCAAGAAGTCCTTCCATGCCCTGTTTCCGCACGTCCGCCCGGGTGGTTTGTACGTCATCGAAGATCTCCAGACGTCGTACTGGCCCGGCTACGGCGGCCGCGATACGGAACCCGCGGCCCAGCGCACCTCGATCGACATGCTCAAAGAACTGATCGACGGCCTGCATTATCAGGAGCGCGAATCGCGGCGCGGGACCGAGCCCTGCTACACGGAACGGAACGTGGCGGCCCTGCACTTCTACCACAACCTGGTATTCGTGGAAAAAGGGCTCAACGCTGAGCCTGCCGCGCCGGGGTTCGTGCCCCGGCAAGCGCTCGGCGTCGAGGACAGCTGA